A region from the Camarhynchus parvulus chromosome 23, STF_HiC, whole genome shotgun sequence genome encodes:
- the PTP4A2 gene encoding protein tyrosine phosphatase type IVA 2 has product MNRPAPVEITYENLRFLITHNPTNATLSKFIEELKKYGVTTLVRVCDATYDQAPIEKEGIQVLDWPFDDGAPPPSQIVEDWLNLLKTKFREEPGCCVAVHCVAGLGRAPVLVALALIECGMKYEDAVQFIRQKRRGAFNSKQLLYLEKYRPKMRLRFKDANGHCCVQ; this is encoded by the exons atGAACCGTCCAGCCCCCGTGGAAATTACTTATGAAAATCTGCGTTTCCTGATCACTCACAACCCAACCAATGCAACCCTCAGCAAGTTCATCGAG gAGCTGAAGAAGTACGGGGTGACAACCTTGGTGCGAGTTTGTGATGCCACTTATGATCAAGCTCCAATCGAGAAAGAAGGAATCCAAGTTCTA gaCTGGCCGTTTGATGATGGAGCACCACCCCCCAGCCAGATCGTGGAGGATTGGCTGAACCTTTTGAAAACCAAATTTCGGGAGGAGCCCGGGTGCTGCGTGGCTGTTCACtgtgtggcagggctgggaag GGCTCCCGTTCTGGTCGCACTTGCTCTCATTGAATGTGGAATGAAGTATGAGGATGCAGTTCAGTTTATAAGGCA gaaaaggAGGGGAGCTTTCAATTCCAAACAGCTGCTTTATCTGGAGAAATACCGGCCCAAGATGAGATTACGCTTCAAAGATGCCAACGGTCACTGCTGTGTtcaataa
- the KHDRBS1 gene encoding LOW QUALITY PROTEIN: KH domain-containing, RNA-binding, signal transduction-associated protein 1 (The sequence of the model RefSeq protein was modified relative to this genomic sequence to represent the inferred CDS: deleted 1 base in 1 codon), with the protein MQRRDDPAGRLSRGQGPGGRAPPPRRAPRGGGARGAASGAQPPPGGAAAGGTSGAGKMEPENKYLPELMAEKDSLDPSFTHAMQLLTAEIEKIQKGETTKKDEEENYLDLFSHKNMKLKERVLIPVKQYPKFNFVGKILGPQGNTIKRLQEETGAKISVLGKGSMRDKAKEEELRKGGDPKYAHLHMDLHVFIEVFGPPCEAYALMAHAMEEVKKFLVPDMMDDICQEQFLELSYLNGVPEPNRGRGVPGRGRGAAPPPPVPRGRGVGPPPPPPPPRGALVRGAPVRGALARGAAMARGVPPPPAVRGAPAPRARAAGIQRIPLPLPPVPESYEEYGYDDTYAEQSYEGYEGYYSQGQGDTEYYDYGHGEAQETYEAYGQDDWNGTRPSLKAPPARPVKGGYREHPYGRY; encoded by the exons ATGCAGCGCCGCGACGACCCCGCCGGTCGCTTATCGCGGGGACAGGGCCCCGGTGgccgcgcgccgccgccgcgccgagCGCCCCGTGGCGGAGGGGCCCGCGGAGCCGCCAGCGGAGCGCAGCCGCCGCCCGGTGGGGCCGCAGCCGGTGGGACCTCAGGCGCCGGTAAGATGGAGCCCGAAAACAAGTACCTGCCCGAGCTGATGGCTGAGAAGGACAGCCTGGACCCGTCCTTCACGCACGCCATGCAGCTCCTGACCGCAG aaattgaaaaaattcAGAAGGGTGAGACAACAAAGAAGGATGAGGAAGAGAACTACCTGGATTTATTTTCCCACAAGAATATGAAACTGAAGGAACGAGTTCTGATCCCTGTCAAACAATACCCCAAG TTCAACTTTGTTGGGAAGATTTTGGGACCCCAAGGTAACACCATTAAGAGACTTCAGGAAGAAACTGGTGCTAAAATCTCTGTACTGGGGAAAGGCTCAATGAGGGATAAAGCAAAg gaggaggagctgcgCAAAGGGGGGGATCCCAAGTACGCCCACCTGCACATGGACCTGCACGTGTTCATCGAGGTCTTCGGGCCCCCCTGCGAGGCCTACGCCCTCATGGCCCACGCCATGGAGGAGGTCAAGAAGTTCCTGGTCCCT GACATGATGGATGATATCTGCCAGGAGCAGTTCCTGGAGCTCTCCTATCTCAACGGGGTCCCGGAGCCCAACCGCGGCCGAGGCGTccccgggcggggccggggggcagCGCCACCTCCCCCTGTGCCAAG GGGCCGTGGGGTTggtccccctcctcctcctcctcctcccaggggTGCCCTGGTGCGGGGAGCCCCCGTGCGCGGGGCCCTGGCCCGGGGGGCTGCCATGGCCCGG GGTGTGCCCCCTCCCCCGGCTGTCAGGGGAGCCCCTGCCCCCCGGGCACGGGCGGCTGGCATCCAGAGGATacccctgccccttccccccGTGCCAGAGAGCTACGAGGAATAT GGCTACGATGACACGTACGCAGAGCAGAGCTACGAGGGCTACGAGGGCTACTACAGCCAGGGCCAAGG GGATACAGAATATTATGATTATGGACATGGGGAGGCACAGGAAACCTATGAAGCTTATG GCCAAGATGACTGGAATGGAACCCGGCCCTCCCTGAAggcccccccagcccggccagTCAAGGGGGGCTACAGAGAGCACCCCTACGGCCGCTactga